AACTTTGCACCCGATTCATTTTTTTTACGTAAAAATTCTTCAGGGCATGGGTGAAAAGAATTTCGTTTTAAATCCACAATCACTGGTTTTGCTTGGATTAAAAAAATCGCATCCAAAGCAGAGATTGGTGAATAACTCGATAACAAAACTGAATCACCCGCTTTTACACCTAATGCAAGTAAAGCGAGATGATAAGCAGAAGTTAAGGAATTTGAGGAAATGGCGTATTTGATTTTGAACGTATGGCAAAATGTTTTTTCAAATCGTTCTACAATTTCACCTGTGGAAAGATGTTCTTCCACGAGACATTCTAAAACACCTTTCAGATCTTCTCTCGAAAGGGTAGGTTTGAAGAATTCGATGTTTTTTTCTTTTCGAATCGGTCTTTGTATTGTTTCGGTGCTCATCCAACAGCACTCCTCTTTATTATGTCACTTAAATACTCGATTTACGAATTATGTCACTTCATTTTTCGAAATGCGAACATAATTTTAGAAAATCATAGGAAAATTGGTTCTGAGTAGACAAAGTTCCCAAAATATGACCGAAACCATGGACCAAATTTACTCTTTATGGGCCGATCGATTGCGAAAGAACCAAGGGATCCGATCCCTGATGGAAGACTTAGGCCAGGCCACTGGTGACCCAAATGAAATCCTCCTGGGTGGAGGTAACCCCGCTCCTATCCCAGAAGCCGAGGCGATTTTCGAAGAAACATTTGGTAAATTGGCAAAAGACCCCATCCTTCGTTCCCTTCTCGGTGATTACCAAGCACCCATTGGAAATGACTCCTTTCGTGAATTGGCTGCAGAGTATTTGTCACCACTCCTCCAATCGAAATTGAAAAAAGAGAACATTGCATTTTTTAACGGTAGCCAAAATGCCTATTCCTTCCTTCTAAACCTCCATTCAGGTCCTATGGCAGATGGGAGTTTTAAAAAAATACTATTACCAGTGGTTCCAGAATACATTGGTTATGCGGACCAGTCCATTGCCGAGAATGTGTTTTTGGCAAAACCACCAAATGTAGTTTCCACTGGGAAAAACCGTTTCCGTTATGAGTTAAACCAATCCACTTTTGATCTAACGGGTGTCGGTGTATTGGCAATTTCAAGGCCAACCAATCCTACAGGAAATGTGTTACCTCTGGAACACTTGGAATGGATGGAAAAAAGTACCACAAAACATAACATTCCCATTCTCATTGACCTTGCGTATGGAAATCCATTTCCAAATTTAATCGGCAAGGAATCACCTATCCAATACAAAGAAGGACGAACTTTATCCCTAAGTTTTTCCAAAATCGGATTACCTGGGGTCAGGTTTGGAATTGTTGTTTCAGATGAAGAGACGATTAATACCCTCTCCTCCTTCGCTGCTGTGTCAAACCTTGCTGTTGGAAATTTGGGAGTGTATATGATGCAGATCCTTTTCCAAGAAAATGTATTACCCAAGTTATCAGAAAACATCTTACGTCCGTTTTATGAAGCAAAAGCAAAACTCGCACTCAATCTGTTCACAGAGGCATTTGAAAAAATGGGAGTTGCGTATGAAATCCATGATCCAATGGGAGGTTTTTTCCTCTGGATTCGATTTCCATCACTCTCCATTTCCAATCATGAATTGTATCACCTTTGTAAAGATAAACGGCTCTTCATTGTTTCAGGACATTATTTCTTTCCAGGATTAAACACTGATTTTTCGCATACGAAAGAATGCATACGTTTGACATATTGCCGTAAGGAAGAAGAATTAGCCAGGGGAGCCCAAATCCTTGCAGAAATTGTGGCCTCTCACCAGGCGAAATCCAAATGAGTGAAGATAGTATCGATTTATCAGACACAGTCTTAGAGAATCCCTCATCCAAAGAGGAAAGTTCTTCTGAGAGACCTTCTGCTCAATCTTATATATTTTTGTCTGATTCTGTTGGTAGCCTAACACCCACAGCACGTTGTATCCTAGATGAATTGAAAGACTGGCACAAACGTGTAGAAAAACATGGGAGTAAAGAAAAACACGCATCTTACCTCATGACAGTGGACAAACTTCCAGAGGCTCTTGGGAAATATACAAACCTAGGAGCACAAGGAAGATCGGAAAACGCCATCCACCATGCACTCCGCCAAATTTTAGATATCGACCACCGTGGCCAAAACAGGGCTGCTTATGCATACCCATATCTCATTCGTACGGGAAGTAAAATCTCTTCCAAAATTGCCCTCATTGCACCACAAAACGAAAACAAGACGGACACCCAACCTTACAGACAAGCTTGTTTTCGATTTTCACAAGAACTCATCAAAGTACTATTAGAAAACCGAGCTAAAAAAGGAAGGAATTGGGACGAAGAGAATCCTGGTTCTCTTCTTTTACAAAAAAACAAAGATGGGAATACTTGGCTTTATCCAAAGTTAGGTTCTCTCGAAGCAGAGATATCCTCACTGGTTCGCAAAGGATTTGGAAACTTACCCTATATCCCGATGCCAGATTTTTTACAAGACTTCACACTCTTTGCAAGAGAACAAAACTTGGCACTTCCTATCTTAACGGATTATCATATTGTCATCGATGAACTGAATATTTTACCAGATGGAAGTTTCAAACGATTACCAGAAGTAGTAAACCAAATCCTAGCACACTTAAATGGATTGGAACATTTTGCTAAAGAACAACTTACAAAACTGGCAAAAGATGCAAAATACGAATCGTTTTTAGCACAATTTAATGAATACATTTCTGTTCCAAAATTTTCTTCTTTAGAAGCAAAGATGAACCCGGAAGAAGAAGTGAAAAAGTTTTTATCAATCATCGAAAACTTTCCTGTACCTGCAGAAAAAAACAACCGTGCACTTTCCATCAAAGAAACGATCGATCTCAGCATTAAAATCTTAAAACGTCTCGCTGAAGAAAAAGGATCTGTTTTAACCAGAAAAGATGATAGTATATATGGAACTGTCAAAAATGCAGTCATCAGTAAAATTCCGGAACATACAAAAAATCATAATACACTACTTCGTATCAACTTCGAAGAAGAAGTAGCAAATGCTGGGATCACGGATCCAGCTAAAGTGTCCGAATACATCAAACGATTAAAAGACGATGTATTTTCCGAACATTCCTACTACGAAGAAAAAACTCCGGATGGTCGTTCGGTTTATTATGTTGTTGACCATGGGTATATGGCAGCAGTCATCCACAAACTTGCGTTTGAAGGGAGAACTAACCCGGAATACAAAAAACAATTGGGTTATGCTAAAATCATCAATCATAAACTTTCTAATCCCAAACATCCAGGACTCAATAGCAAACTCAAACCCGAGTTAATTGCAAAACTCAATGCAGATGTCAAAAATATGGAAGTGGAAGAATTGGAAAAAGAAAGGTCCAATGAAATCCGATCACGTTTTAATGTAATCCCAGGGATTTTAACCTTCGTTGTGAGTACGATGATTTTTATCACAGGAGCGTATTACTTACGTTCAGCAATGCCAATCTTTTTTGGTGTTCCTTTTTCTGTGGTTCTTGGATTTTTAGCAGCGATTTATTTTAGAGAAAAAACGACAGAAGAAATCCGAGAAGACATTAAAAATTCAGGGAAGTTTTCAGGTGTGGGTGACTGGGGTAAACCAAGTTATTCTTCCGGTTCCTCAACAAGTTATGAAGAAGAACAGGAGACGAGCAAAAAAGAAGAAAAACTTTCTCACATTTACAAAGCTGCCGACAATTTTGTTTTTCCAAAACGATTTAATAAAATCACTGACAAAGTGTTAGATCCAAAATCGTTACGATCCCGCATCTACGAAAATTTGGACAATATCAAACGGAACAATATGACTCTCGCCAAAGAAAAAGATGAGGATAAAGTTGCTTCCACTGTTGAATATGCAGTATTACAATCCGTTTCCACGATCCTAATTCCCGATGAAGTGGCGGTGAGAGACCTTCCAAACACAATTCTCATCAACCGAAATGATATGAAATCTGCGCTTTTCCGAAGCCAATTGGCAGATTTTTACCGCGAAGAGATGAACAAAAAGAAGTTCGATAAAAAATTAGTCAAATACTACACCTATCTCATCAATACAGTTGAGATGGAGTATTACAAATACCTTCCGAAAAAACGAGTTTAGAACCTAAAATCATTTGATTCTCTGTGGGACATACCTCCTATGGAGTTGATGTATCAAAACGGTATCGTACAATTTCCTATCATCATCATTGATGAAGATTTTCGTTCCGAAAATGCCAGTGGTCTTGGCATTCGAGCTATTGCAAAGGCCTTAGAAGGCGAAGGAATCGAAGTTTTGGGTGTGACCAGTTATGGAGACCTCACGAGTTTTGTACAACAACAAAGCCGGGCTTGTGGATTCATTCTCTCCATTGATGATGAAGAGTTCACGCCTGAAACAGAAGGGGAAGTGCCAGATGCACTACGCCAACTCAAAGACTTTGTGACCCAAGTGCGTCATAGAAACGCAGACATCCCTCTTTTTTTATATGGCGAAACGAGAACAAGTCGCCACATTCCCAATAGCATATTAAAAGAACTCCATGGTTTCATCCATATGTTTGAAGACACACCGGAGTTTATGGCACGCGCCATCCACAGAGAAGTAAAATCGTATTTAGATAGCCTTCCTCCTCCTTTTTTCCGAGCACTCACTCAATATGCACATGATGGAAGTTATAGTTGGCACTGCCCTGGTCACTCTGGTGGTGTTGCGTTTTTAAAAAGTCCAGTAGGTCAAATGTTCCATCAGTTTTTTGGTGAGAACATGTTACGAGCTGACGTATGTAATGCGGTAGATGAACTCGGACAACTTTTGGATCACACTGGTCCCATTTCCGCCAGTGAAAGGAATGCTGCACGGATTTTCCAATGTGATAGTTTGTACTTTGTGACAAACGGAACATCCACTTCAAACAAAATCGTTTGGCATAGTACTGTGGCACCTGGAGACGTTGTGATTGTTGACCGTAACTGCCACAAAAGTATCTTACATGCGATCACCATGACGGGAGCCATTCCTGTTTTCCTGATGCCTACACGAAACCATTTTGGAATCATCGGCCCTATTCCCAAATCTGAATTCACATGGGAAAACATCAAAAAGAAGATCGCCGAACACCCGTTTGCTAAACATGTCAAAGGGAATCCAAGAATTCTAACCATTACTCAAAGTACTTACGATGGAATTTTGTATAATGTGGAAGACATCAAGTCCGAGTTAGATGGAAAAATTTCTACTCTTCATTTTGATGAAGCTTGGTTACCTCATGCTGCGTTCCATCGATTTTATACAGGTATGCATGCGATAGGATCTGACAGACCACGTCCAAAAGAAAGTATGATCTTTGCAACACAGTCCACTCACAAACTTCTCGCGGGACTCTCACAAGCAAGCCAGATCCTTGTCCAAAATAGTGAAAAGGAAACCTTAGATCGAAACTTATTCAATGAAGCATTTTTGATGCATACAAGTACAAGTCCACAATATGCCATCATTGCCTCTTGTGATGTTGCCGCGGCGATGATGGAATCACCTGGTGGAAATGCCCTTGTGGAAGAATCCATCGAAGAGGCGTTAGACTTCAGACGTGCGATGCGCAAAGTGGATTTGGAACTAGAAGAAGACTGGTGGTTTAGTGTTTGGGGTCCAGAAGCCCTTGCCGAAGAAGGTGCAGGCGAACGAGATGAATGGATCCTCAAAGCAAATGATCGTTGGCATGGGTTTGGCGACATTGCTGAAGGATTTAATATGCTCGATCCGATCAAAGCAACTGTCATCACACCTGGTATGAGTGTGGAAGGTGAATTTGCTGATTGGGGAATCCCTGCTCTCATTCTTACCAAGTACCTCGCTGAACACGGGATCATCGTAGAAAAAACAGGGCTTTATAGTTTTTTCATCATGTTTACTATCGGTATTACAAAAGGCCGTTGGAATACAATGGTCACTGAATTACAACAGTTCAAAGATGATTATGATTCCAATCAACCTTTGTGGAGAGTGATGCCAAAGTTTACAGCAGCACATCCCAAATACGATCGTATTGGTTTACGTGACCTTTGCCAATCCATGCACGAAGTCTACAGAGCCAATAACATCTCTCACCTAACAACAGAGATGTATTTGAGTCCGATGATCCCAGCGATGAAACCATCAGAAGCGTTTGCGAAAATGGCACACCGCGACATCGAACGAGTTCCCATCGATGAATTGGAAGGAAGGATCACTTCCGTGTTACTCACTCCATATCCACCAGGGATTCCACTCCTCATCCCAGGAGAAAAATTTAACTCTACGATCATTCGTTACTTACAGTTTGCTCGAGAGTTTAACACAAAATTCCCTGGGTTCGAAACGGACATCCATGGTCTTGTAGAAGAAAAATCAGAATCAGGAATTTTGACATACTTCGTTGACTGTGTGATTGAGTCTTAAGTCGATAAAACCAAAGAAACAAAATCTCTTAAAAAATCTCTCGTGCAGTGTATGCTGCACGAAAGATTTATCTTTGAACGTTGTACCTTCGATTCAGAATATTTCATTCAAAATGATATGATTGTTTTTTTTGATGGGTTATTCCCATTCAATCATTCGTACAACATCTTTCAAACAATCTTCCCTAGTGGACTGGTCCCCTTTTGCAGACGGGAGACCTGAATACCATTTGCCATCAGGGAATTTTAAATCGACCCAATAAGTAAAGAGAGTTGTTTCTCCATTATTGTTTTTGATTTCGATGTTCAAAAGTTTTAAATCCGAAACTCCTGTTTCTTTATAAAAGGTTTCTCCATTTTTGGTTCGGATGCGGATCTTTTTGGGCAGGACTTCGTAAGTGGTTCCTTTTTTTTCTTCGCGTTTTGATTTGAGTTCCCAAGAATCAATTTTAATCGAATCAAGTTCTGCTATTGTTAATTTCTTTTTGTATAAAATCCCATCTTTTGTATGTTCGAAAAAAATCGACTGACTACCGCTAGTTGATTCTCCTCGAACCGTTCGCCCATCACAAAGGGTTAGGTTTAAAACCTTTGGTTCACCAGAATCTTTTTCACCACGGGCATTTCTTGGTTCTTTCGTTTCTTCATTTGGTATAGAAGGCAGACTAGGTTCTTTTGGCATTCGTGGTTCTCCGAAGGTCGGTGAAAAAAAACCGAGGGTTCCGAGCCAAAGAAAGAGTCGCAGTCGAAGTAAGTAGTCCATATTCTGACCTTTATCCATGGATGCATTTCTGACTGCAACTTTTCAAACCCTTCCCTTACCATTCCTTATCCTTGTCATCATTGGCTCTATCCTTGTCCTTGGAAAAGCTGCTGATGTTTTGGTTGATGAAGCCGTTTCCCTCTCCACAAGATGGGGAGTACCGAAGATGATCATTGGTGCAACGATTGTCAGCTTAGGAACCACTCTTCCCGAAGTATCTGTTTCTGTACTCGCAGCTCTCGAAGGGAATCCAGGCATTGCTCTGGGAAATGCGGTGGGATCAATTATCTGCGATACAGGACTCATCCTCGGGATTGCGATTCTCATCTCCCCACCTGACATCGACAAGCGCCTTGTCAACCGCCAAGGTTGGATCCAAGTTCTCAGTGGATTTTTACTTGTGTTTGCGGCCTTACCATGGTCAAACCTGACATCCATTTTCACAACTGGTGGACGAATTGACCAAGGAACAGGGATTGTCTTTTTAATTTTGCTCGGTGTTTATGTTTACCTAAGCATTCGTTGGTCAAGGTCCAAACCAGGGGAACTCGAAGCAGGTCTCGATGACACAACTGAATATGATGAGTCTCCCTTTTGGATTGTTTTTTTAAAACTCGTGGTAGCGATCACACTTGTGATTTTATCCTCGAAAGTGCTCATCCCTTCTGTACAAGAAACAGCGATTCGTTTGTCAATTCCTGAATCCATCATTGGGGCAACTCTTGTAGCCTTTGGAACCAGTTTGCCTGAACTTGTCACTGCCATCCAAGCCTCAAGGCGTGGACACTCTGAACTTGCTGTGGGTAATATCATTGGCGCCGATATCTTAAACGTTCTCTTTGTATCCGGTGCAGCAGCTGCTGTTACAAAAAATGGTCTCGAAGCACCCGTAAGTTTTTTCAGTTTTTATTTTCCGTCGATGCTCATTGTTCTCGTTTTATTCCGTTTGGGAATTGTATTCTCAAAAGATAAAATCAAACGTCCGTTTGGTGTATTTTTACTAGTGATCTATGTAATCGCAACAATCGCTGGGTTTATCTTTAAAGGTTAAATTGAAAATCCAACACCTCCTCTTCCTTTTTCTGAAGGAAGGAGGTGTTTTTTAGTTTTTGCCACTCTTCGTAAGAATAAATGTTTCGTTCGAGTGTTTCCGTTTTTATCATTTGACTTTCCCTACACAAGGTACTTGCACCTTGTCGTAACAACATTTTACCCCCTTCGTTATCAAATTGTTTTGGGTGATCAAAGACAAAAATTTCCCTGTTTTGTTCCATGGCACTCATCGCTGTGGAAATAGTGCCCGATTTTTTCCCTGACTCCATGATGAAAACCTTTTTGCAAAGTCCAGAAATCACACGATTTCGTTTCGGAAATGTCCACTTTGCGGGTTCTGTATGTAGGAGAAATTCTGAAATTAACAGTTGTTTGGGGTCATTTTTAATTCGTTTGTACAAATCACGGTTCCCTGGTGGGTATTCGATTCCCAGTGTGGTGCCAAGGATTCCAATAACAGGAATTCCAAATTCAAGTGCAGAAACAAAAGCCTGTCTGTCAATCCCGAGGGCCATTCCAGAGACAATGGCAATGTTTTCTTTTTCTGAAAAAGAACTTACAAGTGCTTTTGTTGCTGATAACGAAACGGGAGAAGATTTACGAGTGCCCACAATGGCAACAAGGTCTTTCTGCAAAAGAGTTAGGTCACCCATACCCACAATCACAAGTGGGGGATCATAAATTTCTTTTAGAAGTTTTGGATAATAGGGATCATAATAGGAAATTAATTTCCAACGAGGGTCTTTGTTTTGTTCCCATACTTTACATTCGGATAACCAAAATTTCCAGTCTTCTTCTTTAAAAAAAATGGGTAAGGCTTGGAATAAAGGTAAAAATTCATTATAATTACGCCAAACCTTTGTTTTACGCAAAAAAGAAAGAACTTTCGGATGCCCCAAAATGGAAAGTACCACATGGGATTAGGTCAGTTAGATTTGTTTTGGGCCCCAAGAACACTTAAATTCTTTAAAACATTTTGATAGGAAGAGTTTTCTTCCAAAGGTTCACGGATACTACCGTTCCCCTTCATTTCTTCTAAAATGGATTTGATGCGAACATATTCATCATAAGCGAGAGAAGACTTTCCAATTTGGTATAAAAAATTAGCCTTCGCAAATCGTGTGGGAACATTATAAGGTTCTTTTCGTAATATTTGGTCTAACAAAGAAAAAGCGGAATCCAATTCATCATAACCGCTTGCCAGTTTTCCATTCCAACTTTCGTCCTTTAAAGAAGAATCAAAATAGATCAGAGCTAATTGGAATGGGAAACGAGTATCGTCTTTGTCTAATTTTGCCAATTGTTTGAATAAACTTATGGCACGACTCCTTCGTGTAGGTTCCCACCCCATATCTTTTGATGCATTTGCATAAGCAACAGCCGTCTCATATAACAACTGTTTATCTAATTTTCCTGACTGGATGGCCTTTTCAAAAAAAGGTAATGCTGATTCGTAGGAATGGATTTCAAATCCACCTTGTTTTGCATTGGGAATGGATTCTGTAACGGCTTCCTCATAATATCGCACTCCTACATCTGCGGAACCTGCACGCATATAGGCGCGGGCAATTTTCCAAGAGAGTGCAGCCGACTGGTTGGACTTTTGGACCAATTTCCGGATCCGTTTGTCCATTTCTTCAATTTCGGCTTCTTCCAAAGCCAATTTTTCTTTCCAATTGACGATGTCTTTTTCGGTGGTTTCACCGCCAATTCGTTTGCGGTACCGGGATTCTGTTAGGGATTTTAAGTAATCACAATGGGTAAAAAAGAGAAGCAAACCCAAAACAACACCCAACTTGAGTGTGAAAACCATTGAAAACCGGTTGTTTTTTATGCCCATCGGTTCGATTTTAGTTTCTTTCTTTTGGATGAAAAGAAAAAAATGTGATTATGTCTCTTAGTTTTCAAAGGTTGGGTGAAGTCCATTTGCCAGAGATCCTTACTTGGGAAACTCTATGTTTTCCAGGTGAAGAATGGACAGATAAAATGATCCAAACCCATCTGGAATTCCATGCCGCATTTGGCATAGGGGACCAAAATATACAATGTTATGCGTTAGTTTGTGAGACACCTTGGGAAATAGAAATTTTCCGAATCGCAACACTACCCAACTTTAGAAAGTTAGGCCTAGCAAAACAATTGTTAGAAAAACTATTTAAGGAATTTCCAAAAAAGGAATTTTTCTTAGAAGTGAAAGAATCAAACGAACCAGCAATCAAACTTTATTTGTCTGTTGGTTTTGTTGAACTTGAGAGACGTAAAAAATACTACCCGGACGGATCAACTGCCGTTCTAATGAAGAGGAATCCCATCGAATGAAAAATGCATATGTAACAGGCGCATCGCAAGGTATCGGAAAAGAATTTGTTAGAGCTCTCGGCAAAGATTATAATGTTTTTTTAATCTCTAGGACGGAAGCGGACTTAAAAAAAGTTATCTTAGAATTAGAACCAAAGTCTAGAGGAATGTTGAAGTATATTGCCTTAGACCTTACTAAAAAGAAAGATGTGGAAGAACTATCAAGTATCATAGAAAAAGATAAAGATGCAGAATTATTAGTGAACAATGCAGGATTTGGAACTGTTGGTGAGTTTGCAACCCTTCCTCTTGATAAAGAATTAGATGAAGTGAGTTTAAATGTAAAAACTCTTGTTCACCTTTCACACACCGCACTGAACCGTTTCAAAAAAAACAAAAAAGGTTATTTAATCAACGTTGCATCTATCGCGGGTTATCTGCCAGCACCTGGCAGTGCTATTTATGCGGCAACAAAAGCCTTTGTTAAATCTTTTACTGAATCTATTCACGAAGAAGCCAAAAACTACGGCATTCATGTACAAGCACTTTGCCCGGGACTCACTCATTCTGACTTCCACCAACGTGCAGGGATCAGTAAGTCCAAATACCCATCGTTTATGTGGCAAAATGCAGATGAAGTCGTCGAAGAGTCGTTAAGTGCACTCAAATATAACCAAGCAGTTTGTATCACAGGAAGTTTTAACCAAGGTGCGATCACCGTATCAGAACTCATTCCTCGAGGTTTTTTAAGAAAACTCAGTGGTAGATATTTAAAATTAGAAGAGGAATAAGATGGATGTTGCTAAGTTAGATACTTGGTATCGAAGACTCCTCGTACTATTTTCTATTATTTGTGGTGGGTTTCAAATATACTACGAAGGGAATATTTGGATCAATGCAATCTTTGTTGTGCTTATGGCGGGAATGGTTGGTTATTACACCAACTTCCTTGCGATCAAAATGTTATTCCAACCAAAACATGGTAAGGTGCTTGGTTGGTCTGGGCTTGTCCCCAAAAACAAATCAAAAATTGCAAAGTCTTTAGGGGAGAGTATCCAAAGTAATTTACTCCATCCCGACATCATCATTGCATATATCTATGAAAGGAATTTAGTCGAAACGGGAATCCAAAAAATTGTCAAAGAAATTGACGAAGCCATCCACAACGACGAAATCCGTACTCTACTTGTAACCAAAATCATTTCCATGTTAAAGGAACGTGGGCCTGAAATTTTAGAAGTGATCTTCGATTTTTCAGAAGAAACCATGAAAAAAATGGCAGAACGTCCTGAAGAAGTACAAAAACTTTGGGAATACACAAGAAACCGCCTAACATATTACCTAACAGAAGAAACCAACCGTGAAGAGTTAGGAAAACAACTCCGAGTCATTTTATTAGAAGAGATGCCGAAACTCGCGAACCTTTTAAACGAAGGACTCGAAGAATATTTAAAAACACGAAGCACCCTAGGAAAAATTGGAATTGGTGTGAAAAAAATATTTTCGTTTAACGAAGATGCGATCCGCGAACTTTTGGAACGATTTGTCAAAGACCCCGAAACATCCGATCAATTTATGAAGATGATGGATGATATGATGGCTGGTTTACAAGAAAGACTTAATTCCAAGGAAACACAAGAATTCATCACAGGCAAAATATCCAATTGGTTAGAGGCTAGTGGTGATTACGCCAGACAAAACCTATTGCCGTCGGGTATTGAACGTTTACAATCATATCTGGATGATCCTAACAACTGGGAAGAGATCGAAAAAAACTTTTTCCGTGCAGTAGATTGGGTAAAAAAACGCCTTCTCGAGTTTATGAATAGTGAAGAAGGAAAAGCGTATCTCAAAACCAATATTGAAAAATTTGTTCATAATATCAATGTTACAGCACTTGTGGAAGAAAGAGTGATGGCACTTGATACAGATGATTTGGAAAAAATGATTCTGGACAATACCGGCGGGAATTTGGTCGTAATACAATTCTTAGGCGGAATTTTGGGAATGATTGCGGGACTCATCCAAGTTCACATTTATTTTGCAGTACCTGTGGGGGCTCTAGTTCTCATCACGTATTTGGCACATTACAGAAACCAAAAAAAATTCGAAGAACCAGCTCAAAATAAATAATGGAAGGAACCAGATACTTCTTGGTAGTTTGGTTCCTTTTTCATTTCCACTCGAAATTCTGATTCTTGTGACCATAAATACCGTAAGGTTACACTTGATCCAATTTGGTTTTTGTTGGTTTGGTTTCCATAATGTTGGAAAAAAAATCCACCTAACAATTTC
The sequence above is a segment of the Leptospira levettii genome. Coding sequences within it:
- a CDS encoding valine--pyruvate transaminase; this translates as MTETMDQIYSLWADRLRKNQGIRSLMEDLGQATGDPNEILLGGGNPAPIPEAEAIFEETFGKLAKDPILRSLLGDYQAPIGNDSFRELAAEYLSPLLQSKLKKENIAFFNGSQNAYSFLLNLHSGPMADGSFKKILLPVVPEYIGYADQSIAENVFLAKPPNVVSTGKNRFRYELNQSTFDLTGVGVLAISRPTNPTGNVLPLEHLEWMEKSTTKHNIPILIDLAYGNPFPNLIGKESPIQYKEGRTLSLSFSKIGLPGVRFGIVVSDEETINTLSSFAAVSNLAVGNLGVYMMQILFQENVLPKLSENILRPFYEAKAKLALNLFTEAFEKMGVAYEIHDPMGGFFLWIRFPSLSISNHELYHLCKDKRLFIVSGHYFFPGLNTDFSHTKECIRLTYCRKEEELARGAQILAEIVASHQAKSK
- a CDS encoding arginine/lysine/ornithine decarboxylase, encoding MYQNGIVQFPIIIIDEDFRSENASGLGIRAIAKALEGEGIEVLGVTSYGDLTSFVQQQSRACGFILSIDDEEFTPETEGEVPDALRQLKDFVTQVRHRNADIPLFLYGETRTSRHIPNSILKELHGFIHMFEDTPEFMARAIHREVKSYLDSLPPPFFRALTQYAHDGSYSWHCPGHSGGVAFLKSPVGQMFHQFFGENMLRADVCNAVDELGQLLDHTGPISASERNAARIFQCDSLYFVTNGTSTSNKIVWHSTVAPGDVVIVDRNCHKSILHAITMTGAIPVFLMPTRNHFGIIGPIPKSEFTWENIKKKIAEHPFAKHVKGNPRILTITQSTYDGILYNVEDIKSELDGKISTLHFDEAWLPHAAFHRFYTGMHAIGSDRPRPKESMIFATQSTHKLLAGLSQASQILVQNSEKETLDRNLFNEAFLMHTSTSPQYAIIASCDVAAAMMESPGGNALVEESIEEALDFRRAMRKVDLELEEDWWFSVWGPEALAEEGAGERDEWILKANDRWHGFGDIAEGFNMLDPIKATVITPGMSVEGEFADWGIPALILTKYLAEHGIIVEKTGLYSFFIMFTIGITKGRWNTMVTELQQFKDDYDSNQPLWRVMPKFTAAHPKYDRIGLRDLCQSMHEVYRANNISHLTTEMYLSPMIPAMKPSEAFAKMAHRDIERVPIDELEGRITSVLLTPYPPGIPLLIPGEKFNSTIIRYLQFAREFNTKFPGFETDIHGLVEEKSESGILTYFVDCVIES
- a CDS encoding calcium/sodium antiporter; protein product: MDAFLTATFQTLPLPFLILVIIGSILVLGKAADVLVDEAVSLSTRWGVPKMIIGATIVSLGTTLPEVSVSVLAALEGNPGIALGNAVGSIICDTGLILGIAILISPPDIDKRLVNRQGWIQVLSGFLLVFAALPWSNLTSIFTTGGRIDQGTGIVFLILLGVYVYLSIRWSRSKPGELEAGLDDTTEYDESPFWIVFLKLVVAITLVILSSKVLIPSVQETAIRLSIPESIIGATLVAFGTSLPELVTAIQASRRGHSELAVGNIIGADILNVLFVSGAAAAVTKNGLEAPVSFFSFYFPSMLIVLVLFRLGIVFSKDKIKRPFGVFLLVIYVIATIAGFIFKG
- the dprA gene encoding DNA-processing protein DprA; translated protein: MRKTKVWRNYNEFLPLFQALPIFFKEEDWKFWLSECKVWEQNKDPRWKLISYYDPYYPKLLKEIYDPPLVIVGMGDLTLLQKDLVAIVGTRKSSPVSLSATKALVSSFSEKENIAIVSGMALGIDRQAFVSALEFGIPVIGILGTTLGIEYPPGNRDLYKRIKNDPKQLLISEFLLHTEPAKWTFPKRNRVISGLCKKVFIMESGKKSGTISTAMSAMEQNREIFVFDHPKQFDNEGGKMLLRQGASTLCRESQMIKTETLERNIYSYEEWQKLKNTSFLQKKEEEVLDFQFNL
- a CDS encoding tetratricopeptide repeat protein, giving the protein MGIKNNRFSMVFTLKLGVVLGLLLFFTHCDYLKSLTESRYRKRIGGETTEKDIVNWKEKLALEEAEIEEMDKRIRKLVQKSNQSAALSWKIARAYMRAGSADVGVRYYEEAVTESIPNAKQGGFEIHSYESALPFFEKAIQSGKLDKQLLYETAVAYANASKDMGWEPTRRSRAISLFKQLAKLDKDDTRFPFQLALIYFDSSLKDESWNGKLASGYDELDSAFSLLDQILRKEPYNVPTRFAKANFLYQIGKSSLAYDEYVRIKSILEEMKGNGSIREPLEENSSYQNVLKNLSVLGAQNKSN
- a CDS encoding GNAT family N-acetyltransferase, producing MSLSFQRLGEVHLPEILTWETLCFPGEEWTDKMIQTHLEFHAAFGIGDQNIQCYALVCETPWEIEIFRIATLPNFRKLGLAKQLLEKLFKEFPKKEFFLEVKESNEPAIKLYLSVGFVELERRKKYYPDGSTAVLMKRNPIE
- a CDS encoding SDR family NAD(P)-dependent oxidoreductase; translated protein: MKNAYVTGASQGIGKEFVRALGKDYNVFLISRTEADLKKVILELEPKSRGMLKYIALDLTKKKDVEELSSIIEKDKDAELLVNNAGFGTVGEFATLPLDKELDEVSLNVKTLVHLSHTALNRFKKNKKGYLINVASIAGYLPAPGSAIYAATKAFVKSFTESIHEEAKNYGIHVQALCPGLTHSDFHQRAGISKSKYPSFMWQNADEVVEESLSALKYNQAVCITGSFNQGAITVSELIPRGFLRKLSGRYLKLEEE